A region from the Kribbella shirazensis genome encodes:
- a CDS encoding NADP-dependent isocitrate dehydrogenase encodes MTDSTIIYTHTDEAPALATYSFLPVVQAYAGQAGVGVETRDISLAGRILAVLPEYLKEDQRIADALAELGDLAKTPAANIIKLPNVSASVPQLKAAIAELQSQGYALPEYPDEPKTDEEREIQARYDKVKGSAVNPVLREGNSDRRAPASVKNYAKAHPHRMGAWTADSKTNVATMGQNDFRSTEKSAVIASDGSLRIELAAADGTTTVLRESVPVLAGEIVDASVMHVGALREFLTEQVARAKADDVLFSVHLKATMMKVSDPIVFGHVVRTFFPKTFAQYGETLAKAGLSPNDGLGAILGGLSELPDGDAIKASFDAELADGPALAMVDSDKGITNLHVPSDVIVDASMPAMIRTSGHMWGPDGEEHDTLAVLPDSSYSGIYQVVLDDCRANGAFDPATMGSVPNVGLMAQKAEEYGSHDKTFEVAAAGTVRLVDESGNVVLEQAVEPGDIFRACQTKDAPVRDWVKLAVTRARATGDPAVFWLDETRAHDAQIIAKVNEYLADHDTDGLDLKILAPVDAIKLSLERIRRGENTISVTGNVLRDYLTDLFPILELGTSAKMLSVVPLMAGGGLFETGAGGSAPKHVQQLVKENYLRWDSLGEFFALAASFEHLAQATGNARAQVLADTLDRATATFLNEDKSPTRRVGGIDNRGSHFYLSLYWAQELAAQTDDADLAKAFAPLAETLATNEQTIVDELLAVQGSPADLGGYYHPDAAKAAAVMRPSKTWNEALASL; translated from the coding sequence GTGACTGACTCGACGATCATCTACACCCACACCGACGAGGCTCCGGCGCTCGCCACGTACTCGTTCCTCCCTGTCGTCCAGGCGTACGCCGGCCAGGCCGGTGTCGGCGTGGAGACCCGGGACATCTCACTGGCCGGACGCATCCTCGCGGTCCTCCCGGAGTACCTGAAGGAGGACCAGCGGATCGCGGACGCGCTCGCCGAGCTGGGCGACCTGGCGAAGACCCCGGCGGCGAACATCATCAAGCTGCCGAACGTCTCCGCCTCGGTCCCGCAGCTGAAGGCCGCGATCGCCGAGCTGCAGTCCCAGGGCTACGCGCTGCCGGAGTACCCGGACGAGCCGAAGACCGACGAGGAGCGGGAGATCCAGGCCCGCTACGACAAGGTCAAGGGCTCCGCGGTGAACCCGGTGCTCCGCGAGGGCAACTCGGACCGCCGCGCCCCCGCCTCGGTGAAGAACTATGCCAAGGCGCACCCGCACCGGATGGGCGCGTGGACCGCCGACTCGAAGACGAACGTCGCCACCATGGGGCAGAACGACTTCCGGTCCACCGAGAAGTCGGCCGTGATCGCGTCCGACGGCTCGCTGCGGATCGAGCTGGCCGCCGCGGACGGCACGACCACCGTGCTGCGCGAGTCGGTCCCGGTGCTCGCCGGTGAGATCGTCGACGCCTCCGTGATGCACGTCGGCGCGCTGCGCGAGTTCCTCACCGAGCAGGTCGCCCGCGCCAAGGCCGACGACGTCCTGTTCTCGGTCCACCTCAAGGCCACGATGATGAAGGTCTCCGACCCGATCGTGTTCGGCCACGTCGTCCGCACGTTCTTCCCGAAGACCTTCGCGCAGTACGGCGAGACGCTCGCCAAGGCCGGCCTCTCGCCGAACGACGGCCTGGGCGCGATCCTCGGCGGCCTGTCCGAGCTGCCCGACGGCGACGCGATCAAGGCCTCCTTCGACGCCGAACTGGCCGACGGCCCGGCGCTCGCGATGGTCGACTCCGACAAGGGCATCACGAACCTGCACGTCCCGTCGGACGTGATCGTGGACGCGTCGATGCCGGCGATGATCCGCACCTCCGGCCACATGTGGGGCCCGGACGGCGAGGAGCACGACACGCTCGCGGTCCTGCCGGACAGCAGCTACTCGGGCATCTACCAGGTCGTCCTCGACGACTGCCGCGCGAACGGCGCGTTCGACCCGGCCACGATGGGCTCGGTGCCGAACGTCGGCCTGATGGCGCAGAAGGCCGAGGAGTACGGCTCGCACGACAAGACCTTCGAGGTCGCGGCCGCGGGCACCGTCCGGCTGGTCGACGAGTCCGGGAACGTCGTCCTGGAGCAGGCCGTCGAGCCGGGTGACATCTTCCGCGCCTGCCAGACCAAGGACGCCCCGGTCCGCGACTGGGTCAAGCTGGCCGTCACCCGCGCCCGCGCGACCGGCGACCCGGCGGTGTTCTGGCTGGACGAGACCCGGGCGCACGACGCGCAGATCATCGCGAAGGTCAACGAGTACCTCGCCGACCACGACACCGACGGGCTGGACCTGAAGATCCTGGCGCCGGTGGACGCGATCAAGCTGTCGCTGGAGCGGATCCGCCGCGGCGAGAACACCATCTCGGTGACCGGCAACGTACTGCGTGACTACCTGACCGACCTGTTCCCGATCCTCGAGCTGGGCACCAGCGCGAAGATGCTGTCGGTCGTGCCGCTGATGGCCGGCGGCGGCCTGTTCGAGACCGGTGCCGGCGGGTCGGCGCCGAAGCACGTGCAGCAGCTGGTCAAGGAGAACTACCTGCGCTGGGACAGCCTGGGCGAGTTCTTCGCGCTGGCCGCGAGCTTCGAGCACCTGGCCCAGGCGACCGGCAACGCCCGCGCCCAGGTCCTGGCCGACACGCTCGACCGGGCGACCGCCACGTTCCTGAACGAGGACAAGTCCCCGACCCGCCGCGTCGGCGGCATCGACAACCGCGGCAGCCACTTCTACCTGTCCCTGTACTGGGCGCAGGAGCTGGCCGCGCAGACCGACGACGCGGATCTGGCCAAGGCGTTCGCGCCGCTGGCCGAGACCCTCGCCACGAACGAGCAGACCATCGTCGACGAACTGCTCGCCGTCCAGGGCAGCCCGGCCGACCTCGGCGGCTACTACCACCCCGACGCCGCCAAGGCCGCCGCGGTGATGCGCCCGTCGAAGACCTGGAACGAGGCGCTGGCCTCGCTCTGA
- a CDS encoding pentapeptide repeat-containing protein, giving the protein MKIAAPRLRAQLDPATPVDVEDEERLLELGLEDVDLSDLEAEHVEIGGCRLTRCKLAGSDLEKLIVVDTELTQCDLANSRWSDAALTRVAITGSRMIGFAAPGANLQHVTIRDTVLDFASFRFAKFVRAEVTDCRLQSADFVSADLTGAVFRGCDLSGVEFSQVKAAKAVFVDCVWEGAKGLASLAGATVAASSPIDTLSFTSAVTAAAGITLAHPDDLV; this is encoded by the coding sequence GTGAAGATCGCCGCGCCTCGCCTCCGTGCCCAGCTCGACCCCGCGACGCCTGTGGACGTCGAGGACGAGGAGCGGTTGCTCGAGCTGGGGCTGGAGGATGTGGACCTCAGCGACCTGGAGGCCGAGCACGTCGAGATCGGCGGGTGCCGGCTGACCCGCTGCAAGCTGGCCGGATCCGATCTGGAGAAGCTGATCGTGGTCGACACCGAGCTCACGCAGTGCGACCTCGCGAACTCGCGCTGGTCCGACGCGGCGCTGACCCGGGTCGCGATCACCGGCTCCCGGATGATCGGGTTCGCCGCACCGGGCGCGAACCTGCAGCACGTCACGATCCGCGACACCGTGCTCGACTTCGCGTCGTTCCGGTTCGCGAAGTTCGTGAGGGCCGAGGTGACCGACTGCCGGTTGCAGAGCGCCGACTTCGTCTCCGCGGACCTGACCGGCGCGGTGTTCCGGGGCTGCGACCTGTCCGGCGTCGAGTTCTCCCAGGTCAAGGCAGCCAAGGCGGTGTTCGTGGACTGCGTCTGGGAGGGCGCGAAGGGCCTCGCCTCACTGGCCGGAGCGACCGTGGCCGCGTCCTCCCCCATCGACACCCTGTCCTTCACCAGCGCGGTCACCGCCGCGGCCGGCATCACCCTGGCGCACCCCGACGACCTGGTCTGA
- a CDS encoding ROK family protein: MDVAVLEIGGSHVTAALVAPETWEVTEVDRAKLESQAPAGEVVEQLADAARKLPLANGLAVALPGPFDFGTGVAWYRGQGKFDQLYGFNLGEALGAALGIGRLMFMNDAEAFAVGEWTAGEVRGVERCVGVTIGTGIGTAFLADGRVVREGGTVPPGGELYKTSYAGKPLEDSISARAILRRYAETTGTEAPGVKEIADQARAGDTAAHQVLRSAFTDLAEALKPWLDRFGVTHTVLGGSISGAFDLVDAVLDFPASATKDTEHSALVGAAAHYLRST, translated from the coding sequence ATGGACGTAGCGGTACTGGAGATCGGGGGAAGCCACGTGACGGCGGCCTTGGTGGCGCCGGAGACGTGGGAGGTGACCGAGGTGGACCGGGCGAAGCTCGAGTCCCAGGCACCGGCCGGAGAGGTCGTCGAGCAGCTCGCCGACGCCGCCCGGAAGTTGCCACTGGCAAACGGTCTGGCGGTCGCGCTGCCCGGGCCGTTCGACTTCGGCACCGGGGTCGCGTGGTACCGCGGGCAGGGCAAGTTCGACCAGCTGTACGGGTTCAACCTCGGCGAGGCGCTGGGTGCCGCGCTGGGGATCGGCCGGCTGATGTTCATGAACGACGCTGAGGCGTTCGCGGTCGGCGAGTGGACCGCGGGCGAGGTCCGCGGCGTCGAGCGCTGCGTCGGCGTCACGATCGGCACCGGCATCGGTACGGCGTTCCTCGCCGACGGCCGCGTGGTCCGCGAAGGCGGCACCGTCCCGCCGGGCGGTGAGCTCTACAAGACGTCGTACGCCGGGAAGCCGCTGGAGGACTCCATCTCCGCCCGGGCCATCCTGCGTCGGTACGCCGAGACCACCGGCACCGAGGCACCGGGCGTGAAGGAGATCGCCGACCAGGCCCGCGCCGGCGACACCGCCGCCCACCAGGTGTTGCGCTCCGCGTTCACCGACCTGGCCGAGGCGCTGAAACCCTGGCTCGACCGCTTCGGCGTCACGCACACGGTCCTCGGCGGCTCGATCTCGGGCGCCTTCGACCTGGTCGACGCCGTCCTCGACTTCCCCGCCTCCGCCACGAAGGACACCGAGCACTCCGCCCTCGTCGGCGCCGCCGCCCACTACCTCCGCAGCACCTGA
- a CDS encoding YcnI family protein, whose product MPKRFVLRAGAIAAASALVVIGASGSASAHVTVSSPDAKPGGYAKLVFRVPTESDTASTTKLVVSLPKDHPFAHVGAQVKDGWKVEKKEEKLPAAVKVGDVTLTKAITTITWTATAGGIPPNDFDEFSLSVGRLPEGVDALTFPADQTYSDGEVVKWAEAAKEGADEPEHPAPALKLAAAVTPVAATTPEATSSPDNLARWLGGGGLLAGLVGLAFGLRPRRAVAAAEK is encoded by the coding sequence ATGCCCAAGAGATTCGTCCTGCGTGCCGGCGCGATCGCGGCTGCGTCCGCGCTCGTCGTGATCGGCGCCTCGGGGTCGGCGTCCGCGCACGTTACGGTGTCGTCGCCGGACGCCAAGCCCGGTGGGTACGCGAAGCTGGTGTTCCGCGTGCCGACCGAGTCGGACACCGCCAGCACCACCAAACTCGTCGTCTCGCTGCCCAAGGACCATCCGTTCGCGCACGTCGGTGCGCAGGTGAAGGACGGATGGAAGGTCGAGAAGAAAGAGGAGAAGCTGCCCGCCGCGGTGAAGGTCGGTGACGTCACCCTGACGAAGGCGATCACCACGATCACCTGGACCGCGACCGCGGGCGGCATTCCGCCGAACGACTTCGACGAGTTCTCGCTGTCGGTCGGGAGGTTGCCGGAGGGCGTGGACGCGCTGACCTTCCCCGCGGACCAGACGTACAGCGACGGTGAGGTGGTGAAGTGGGCCGAGGCCGCCAAGGAGGGCGCCGACGAGCCCGAGCACCCCGCGCCGGCACTGAAACTGGCCGCCGCGGTCACGCCGGTTGCAGCCACGACGCCGGAAGCTACGTCGTCGCCGGACAATCTGGCGCGCTGGCTCGGCGGCGGTGGGCTGCTGGCCGGGCTGGTCGGTCTGGCCTTCGGCCTGCGGCCGCGTCGTGCAGTGGCTGCCGCGGAGAAGTAG
- a CDS encoding copper resistance CopC family protein: MRRLIAVLVASLLTLVVSAGVAAAHAKLESMTPADGSSMAAPPTKVVLTFSEPVGANGTQVQVKSPNGTNVANGDVQVVDNTVTQPVGAMIEAGKYMVEARVVSADGHPITVTGSFTVTHEGHPATEPAGAPAQQPDGNSNTVTIVAMCLVMLVVVALAVVIVRRRPTP, encoded by the coding sequence GTGCGCAGACTGATCGCAGTCCTGGTGGCGTCGCTGCTCACGCTGGTGGTTTCCGCCGGCGTGGCGGCGGCGCACGCCAAGCTCGAGTCGATGACGCCGGCCGACGGTTCGTCGATGGCCGCGCCGCCGACCAAGGTGGTGCTGACCTTCAGCGAGCCGGTCGGCGCCAACGGGACCCAGGTCCAGGTGAAGTCCCCGAACGGTACGAACGTCGCGAACGGTGACGTTCAGGTGGTCGACAACACGGTCACCCAGCCGGTCGGGGCGATGATCGAAGCCGGCAAGTACATGGTCGAGGCGCGCGTGGTCTCCGCGGACGGTCACCCGATCACGGTCACCGGCTCGTTCACCGTCACCCACGAAGGCCATCCCGCCACAGAACCCGCGGGCGCACCGGCACAGCAGCCGGACGGCAACTCGAACACCGTCACGATCGTCGCGATGTGCCTGGTCATGCTGGTCGTCGTGGCGCTGGCAGTGGTCATCGTCCGCCGCCGACCCACCCCATGA
- a CDS encoding CopD family protein, producing MRRPLVLGGTVAVGIVVMVAGLLAAGGAPQRPADGLLGAGLGVSWAVPVLRILADGAAVATGGAVLAVLLFLPAKDGKLGSKAIRACQDAALAAGIWAVASIGGLIATAAVILGIPLSHLAEHAGPAGQLNQVRALAVTVVLTAVLAVILSGTTTLRTARLAALLTIAALIGPLLTGHGAIDRTNLWSLLATASLVVHVVAATAWVGGLAAVLRYARSREAVEIFSTLALSCAVTMGVTGLLTAEIHLGGRQDGWGLITQWVTTGYGVLVLGKTLAFAALVFIGRQHRRSALPRLTSGDPAVFRRLAVLELLVMAGTIGLAVALARTP from the coding sequence ATGAGACGCCCGCTCGTCCTCGGCGGGACAGTTGCCGTCGGCATCGTTGTGATGGTGGCGGGACTGCTGGCCGCGGGCGGCGCTCCGCAGCGGCCGGCGGACGGCCTGCTCGGGGCCGGGCTCGGCGTCTCGTGGGCGGTTCCGGTACTGCGGATCCTCGCCGACGGAGCCGCGGTGGCGACCGGTGGCGCCGTGCTCGCGGTCCTGCTGTTCCTGCCGGCGAAGGACGGAAAGCTCGGCAGCAAAGCGATCCGCGCCTGTCAGGACGCCGCGCTCGCCGCCGGGATCTGGGCCGTCGCGAGTATCGGCGGACTGATCGCGACCGCCGCCGTCATCCTCGGCATCCCGCTGTCCCACCTGGCGGAGCACGCCGGTCCGGCCGGTCAGCTCAACCAGGTCCGCGCGCTGGCAGTCACCGTCGTACTCACCGCCGTACTCGCCGTGATCCTCAGCGGCACCACGACGCTGCGGACCGCCCGGCTGGCCGCCCTACTGACGATCGCCGCTCTCATCGGCCCGCTCCTGACCGGCCACGGCGCGATCGACCGCACCAACCTGTGGTCCCTGCTCGCCACCGCGTCGCTCGTCGTTCATGTCGTCGCCGCGACGGCCTGGGTCGGCGGTCTGGCCGCCGTACTGCGCTACGCCCGATCCCGCGAGGCCGTCGAGATCTTCAGCACGCTCGCCCTGAGCTGTGCGGTGACCATGGGCGTCACCGGACTGCTCACGGCCGAGATCCATCTCGGCGGGCGGCAGGACGGCTGGGGCCTGATCACCCAGTGGGTGACGACCGGGTACGGCGTTCTGGTGCTCGGGAAGACGCTCGCGTTCGCGGCCCTGGTGTTCATCGGCCGGCAGCACCGGCGCAGCGCCCTGCCGCGGCTGACGAGCGGCGACCCCGCGGTGTTCCGGCGGCTCGCGGTCCTCGAACTCCTGGTGATGGCCGGCACGATCGGCCTGGCGGTCGCCCTCGCACGGACTCCGTGA
- a CDS encoding MarR family winged helix-turn-helix transcriptional regulator, with protein MREPRGLDEHEARLWQSYRDTHRELMRALEARMITNSGLSGADYALLHPLSEAEDGVLRTRDLGRSVGWERSRLSHQVSRMEKRGLVCREECTSDARGSMVRLTPLGRKAIESAAPDHVDAVRTYFFDRLSPDEQAQLTTLLDRIAADLPATCATPECDE; from the coding sequence ATGAGGGAACCGCGGGGGCTCGACGAGCACGAGGCGCGACTGTGGCAGTCGTACCGCGACACGCATCGCGAACTGATGCGGGCGCTCGAGGCGCGCATGATCACCAATTCGGGCCTGTCCGGCGCCGACTACGCCCTGCTGCACCCGCTCTCCGAGGCTGAGGACGGCGTCCTGCGCACCCGTGACCTCGGTCGCTCCGTCGGCTGGGAGCGCAGCCGCCTGTCGCATCAGGTCAGCCGGATGGAGAAGCGCGGCCTGGTCTGCCGTGAGGAGTGCACGTCCGACGCCCGCGGCTCGATGGTGCGTCTCACGCCGCTCGGCCGGAAGGCGATCGAGTCCGCGGCCCCCGATCACGTCGACGCGGTCCGCACCTACTTCTTCGACCGCCTGAGCCCGGACGAGCAGGCTCAGCTCACCACGCTCCTCGACCGGATCGCCGCCGACCTCCCCGCCACCTGCGCCACGCCGGAGTGCGACGAGTAG
- a CDS encoding ABC transporter substrate-binding protein, producing the protein MAEAWGRRGFLGLAGAAGLAAVTGCGADSGAGGGAGSGAAAQPKQGGRLRAVYAGGGAKEVLDPHVQSLFVDIARHKAMYEKLVELGPDLKPVPRLASKWDHDGTATTWRFTLRDATFHDGGNLVAEDVLYSLSRIVDPAVPERVAQSSLATLDLKRSKAIGPATVELVLTAPNAEFPALLAGIGTQIVRNGFKDPSKPVGTGAFRYVSFEAGRSMIASRYDDYWDEPARIEELHILSADAEARANAVQGGQAEYANDMTATFARTAEAGKTVRIVAAKASTMQAFVMKVDQPPFDNPDVRLAFKLLADRQRLVDVVLAGRGEVGNDLFGKGYQYYPAGLPQRERDVDRAKALLAKAGLIGKQVEIFTADASAGFVEAATLFAEQVAEAGVRLKVSTGSPQTYAKDLLTKGAIGNHRSGAMTIPQYFTDRLLSQSPFNVTHWRRPAFDSAFAAARAVTSEQERSAKYGVLQKTLRDEGGILAWGLPDYLVAVSAKVQGVQAVPPNTLDQGRFDKVWLA; encoded by the coding sequence GTGGCTGAGGCGTGGGGTAGACGTGGGTTCCTGGGGCTGGCCGGCGCCGCCGGGCTGGCCGCCGTGACGGGGTGTGGTGCCGACAGTGGTGCGGGTGGTGGTGCCGGTAGTGGTGCGGCCGCGCAGCCGAAGCAGGGCGGGCGGCTGCGCGCGGTGTACGCCGGGGGCGGGGCGAAGGAAGTGCTCGATCCCCACGTCCAGAGCCTGTTCGTGGACATCGCCCGGCACAAGGCGATGTACGAGAAGCTGGTCGAGCTCGGGCCCGACCTGAAGCCGGTGCCACGGCTGGCGTCGAAGTGGGACCACGACGGTACGGCGACCACCTGGCGCTTCACGCTGCGGGACGCGACGTTCCACGACGGCGGGAACCTGGTCGCCGAGGACGTGTTGTACAGCCTGAGCAGGATCGTCGATCCCGCCGTACCGGAGCGGGTCGCGCAGTCGTCGCTCGCGACGCTGGATCTCAAGCGCAGCAAGGCGATCGGCCCCGCGACGGTCGAACTGGTGCTGACCGCGCCGAACGCGGAGTTCCCCGCGCTGCTCGCCGGGATCGGCACGCAGATCGTCCGCAACGGGTTCAAGGACCCGTCGAAACCCGTCGGCACCGGCGCCTTCCGGTACGTGTCCTTCGAGGCGGGACGCTCGATGATCGCCTCGCGGTACGACGACTACTGGGACGAGCCGGCCCGGATCGAGGAGCTGCACATCCTGTCCGCCGACGCCGAGGCGCGCGCGAACGCGGTCCAGGGCGGCCAGGCCGAGTATGCGAACGACATGACCGCGACGTTCGCGCGGACCGCCGAGGCCGGGAAGACGGTGCGCATCGTGGCCGCGAAGGCGAGCACCATGCAGGCGTTCGTGATGAAGGTCGACCAGCCGCCGTTCGACAACCCCGACGTACGGCTGGCGTTCAAGCTGCTCGCGGACCGGCAGCGTCTGGTGGACGTCGTGCTCGCCGGGCGCGGCGAGGTGGGGAACGACCTGTTCGGCAAGGGCTACCAGTACTACCCGGCCGGCCTGCCGCAGCGCGAGCGTGATGTCGACCGGGCGAAGGCGTTGCTGGCGAAGGCCGGGCTGATCGGGAAGCAGGTGGAGATCTTCACCGCCGACGCGTCGGCCGGGTTCGTGGAGGCGGCGACGTTGTTCGCGGAGCAGGTCGCGGAGGCGGGTGTGCGGCTGAAGGTGTCGACCGGGAGCCCGCAGACCTACGCGAAGGACCTGTTGACGAAGGGGGCCATCGGCAACCATCGGTCCGGGGCGATGACGATCCCGCAGTACTTCACGGACCGGTTGCTGTCGCAGTCGCCGTTCAACGTGACGCACTGGCGGCGGCCGGCGTTCGACAGCGCGTTCGCGGCGGCGCGGGCGGTGACGTCGGAGCAGGAGCGCTCGGCGAAGTACGGCGTACTGCAGAAGACGTTGCGGGACGAGGGCGGGATCCTCGCCTGGGGGTTGCCGGACTACCTGGTCGCGGTGTCGGCGAAGGTGCAGGGCGTGCAGGCGGTGCCGCCGAACACGTTGGATCAAGGCCGGTTCGACAAGGTGTGGCTGGCCTGA
- a CDS encoding ABC transporter permease, with product MRLLAVPYAVQRTLLAVVQLAVLSVLVFVLTSLLPGDAAELRFTETLTPEQVAGLRIELGLDRPAPERFVHWLGDVLTGDLGTSLISGGPVAGIVRHSIGATLVLTLATLAVVVPLAVALGIVMGTRENGRIDRAITSVTLALSAIPDFVIAVVLVAVFSLKLGWLPATWIGGDLLSSPALLILPIAVLFGRTVCLLSRQVRAGTVAALNAEYITQARRLGVPRRRLLLRHVLPNAAVPGVQELARTGDTLLGGVLVVEAIFAIPGFATALVDGVETRDIPTVQGLTLVLAVAALLINLAADLTCNRLVPRTALLR from the coding sequence ATGCGCCTGCTCGCTGTGCCGTACGCCGTTCAGCGGACGCTGCTCGCGGTGGTTCAGCTGGCCGTGCTGTCGGTGCTCGTGTTCGTGCTGACGTCGCTGCTGCCGGGGGATGCGGCGGAGCTGCGGTTCACCGAGACGCTGACGCCTGAGCAGGTGGCGGGGTTGCGGATCGAGCTCGGTCTGGACCGGCCGGCGCCGGAGCGGTTCGTGCACTGGCTGGGCGATGTGCTCACCGGCGACCTCGGGACGTCGTTGATCAGCGGGGGACCTGTGGCCGGCATCGTGCGGCACTCGATCGGTGCGACGCTCGTCCTCACGCTGGCGACGCTCGCCGTGGTGGTGCCGCTGGCCGTTGCCCTGGGCATCGTGATGGGGACGCGGGAGAACGGGCGGATCGACCGCGCGATCACGTCGGTCACGCTGGCCCTGTCCGCGATCCCGGACTTCGTGATCGCCGTCGTCCTGGTGGCGGTGTTCTCTCTGAAACTCGGCTGGCTGCCTGCCACCTGGATCGGCGGCGATCTCCTCAGCTCGCCGGCCCTGCTGATCCTTCCGATCGCGGTCCTGTTCGGCCGGACGGTCTGCCTGCTGTCGCGCCAGGTCCGCGCCGGCACGGTCGCCGCCCTCAACGCCGAGTACATCACCCAGGCACGCCGCCTCGGCGTCCCACGACGCCGGCTCCTGCTCCGCCACGTCCTGCCCAACGCGGCAGTTCCCGGCGTGCAGGAACTGGCCCGCACCGGCGACACGCTCCTCGGCGGCGTCCTCGTCGTCGAGGCGATCTTCGCGATCCCGGGCTTCGCCACGGCCCTCGTGGACGGCGTGGAGACCCGTGACATCCCAACGGTCCAAGGCCTCACGCTGGTCCTGGCCGTCGCGGCCCTGCTGATCAACCTGGCCGCCGACCTGACCTGCAACCGCCTCGTTCCGCGAACGGCGCTGCTCCGATGA
- a CDS encoding ABC transporter permease: MIARARSVRGWVAAVMVLLPLVVAVIGPFLPYDAAKGLPYSSEGLLGTDGLGRDVLGLLLVGGRTALGMAAGAVVLAYLMGGLIGLTAASTRHRWLDEGLMRPLDVLLPLPSLLVISVVAVGWSASALAITVAVAMVNVPTVARLVRAAALDAASGPVVEALRMQRESWARIQLGYVGRSVLGPVAADLGTRITLAVFLVASVNFLGLGLSPTAPDWAVSVSRNREGLLLQPWSVLAPALLLVSFTLGFNLLADRIVHRSRRLVESAS; encoded by the coding sequence ATGATCGCGCGCGCACGATCGGTCCGCGGTTGGGTCGCGGCGGTGATGGTTCTGCTGCCGCTGGTGGTCGCGGTGATCGGTCCGTTCCTGCCGTACGACGCTGCGAAAGGGCTGCCGTACTCGTCCGAAGGTCTGCTGGGGACGGACGGCCTGGGGCGTGACGTTCTCGGGCTGTTGCTGGTCGGCGGGCGCACGGCGCTGGGGATGGCGGCCGGCGCGGTGGTCCTGGCGTACCTGATGGGCGGACTGATCGGGCTCACTGCCGCGTCGACCCGGCATCGGTGGTTGGACGAGGGGCTGATGCGTCCTCTCGACGTACTGCTGCCGCTGCCCTCGCTGCTCGTGATCAGCGTGGTCGCCGTCGGCTGGAGTGCGTCCGCGCTCGCGATCACCGTGGCGGTGGCGATGGTGAACGTGCCGACGGTCGCGCGCCTCGTCCGCGCGGCAGCGCTCGACGCGGCCAGCGGCCCGGTCGTCGAGGCGCTCCGGATGCAACGCGAGTCGTGGGCCCGGATCCAGCTCGGGTACGTCGGACGCTCGGTGCTCGGCCCGGTCGCGGCCGATCTCGGGACCCGGATCACGCTCGCGGTGTTCCTCGTCGCCTCGGTCAACTTCCTCGGACTGGGGCTGAGCCCGACCGCGCCGGACTGGGCGGTCAGCGTGTCCCGCAACCGTGAGGGCCTGCTCCTCCAGCCCTGGTCCGTGCTCGCGCCGGCGCTTCTGCTGGTCTCGTTCACGCTCGGGTT